The following coding sequences are from one Epinephelus fuscoguttatus linkage group LG7, E.fuscoguttatus.final_Chr_v1 window:
- the LOC125891750 gene encoding peptidyl-prolyl cis-trans isomerase FKBP1A-like produces MGVEIETITPGDGRTFPKKGQRVVVHYVGTLADGKVFDSSRSRGKPFKFKIGHQEVIKGWEEGVAQMSVGQRAKLICSPEYAYGSKGHPGIIPPNATLTFDVELLSLEA; encoded by the exons ATGGGAGTAGAAATTGAGACCATAACTCCGGGCGACG GACGGACATTTCCGAAGAAGGGGCAGCGCGTCGTGGTGCACTATGTCG GCACACTGGCAGATGGGAAAGTGTTTGACTCATCGAGGTCCCGAGGGAAGCCGTTCAAATTCAAGATTGGACACCAGGAGGTTATTAAAGGTTGGGAAGAAGGAGTAGCCCAG aTGAGTGTAGGTCAGCGAGCAAAGCTGATTTGCTCACCAGAATATGCCTATGGCAGCAAAGGTCACCCAGGGATCATCCCACCAAACGCCACTCTCACCTTCGATGTGGAGCTCCTCAGTCTGGAAGCCTGA
- the LOC125891737 gene encoding syntaphilin — MSLTPSRKPSSGQRRRSVGTGGGSGRYSHSDTSSTHTYPGRIRAAEGSPAARTYPSTPRRQAKHTTCSDNHGIRPPTPEQYLTPLQQKEVCIRHLRARLRDNVERLQHRDCEIDELRAQLYRMQEDWIEEECHRVEAQLALKEARKEIQHLQEVVETVRSNLSLREQEPHEHKPYSGLQGARPGGKSRSCGCSPASTLSRSTAHTRMSNEALQLERSPNAPEASRASCTAGQTHLLLEAALLSEPLPSQGHIRGPPTVPRSSTYERLCSGGAVLPISHSCHTLSSSCKCSGHTYLPHHHLFLHLPQEEAPVTAAPAAVPATEPIPIPSPAAERKPEVRSQACSPTMSWLCEESGVEELSVISLATAEVTPSEPHLFPSSLPAASPPEHSHSVEPPDKSEQVTKTPTEPHTCQPHPTAPLPERQDAVAVDLGEDDKDEPEGTDEDGYPPQLCHWSRYFLVDLLALAMPVVPTMAWLCRGAQREVMPVYHIGSLLRGCCAVALHSLRRRGAGRGRRPTSMNGTTPI, encoded by the exons ATGTCTCTCACTCCGAGTCGGAAGCCCTCCTCAGGTCAGCGCAG GCGCTCGGTGGGCACTGGAGGTGGCAGTGGGCGATATTCCCACAGCGATACATCCAGTACCCACACGTACCCTGGTCGGATCAGGGCAGCAGAGGGCAGCCCCGCAGCCCGGACTTATCCGAGTACACCAAG GCGTCAGGCGAAGCACACAACCTGCAGCGACAACCATGGCATCAGGCCGCCGACCCCGGAGCAGTACCTCACACCTCTGCAGCAGAAGGAGGTGTGTATACGACATCTGCGAGCCAGACTGAGGGACAATGTGGAGAGATTACAACACAG AGACTGTGAAATAGATGAGCTGAGGGCCCAGCTGTACAGGATGCAGGAGGACTGGATAGAGGAGGAATGTCACCGTGTGGAGGCCCAGTTAGCTCTGAAAGAGGCCCGCAAGGAGATCCAGCACCTTCAGGAGGTGGTTGAGACAGTGAGGTCCAACCTGAGTCTCCGTGAACAAGAACCCCATGAACACAAGCCATACTCAGGGTTGCAGGGAGCTCGGCCAGGGGGGAAGTCTCGCTCCTGCGGCTGTTCCCCAGCCAGCACTTTGAGCCGCAGCACCGCCCACACCCGAATGAGCAATGAGGCTCTGCAGCTGGAGCGCAGCCCCAACGCTCCTGAGGCGAGCAGAGCGTCTTGCACAGCAGGACAAACCCACCTGCTCCTGGAGGCGGCCCTCCTCTCAGAACCGCTGCCGTCACAGGGCCACATCCGAGGCCCCCCAACTGTGCCGCGCTCTTCCACCTACGAAAGGCTGTGCAGCGGGGGGGCAGTGTTGCCAATCTCACACTCCTGCCACACTCTCAGTAGCAGCTGCAAGTGCAGTGGCCACACCTACCTCCCCCATCATCACTTGTTCCTGCATTTACCCCAGGAGGAGGCCCCCGTGACAGCGGCGCCTGCTGCTGTCCCTGCTACTGAGCCTATCCCTATTCCTTCTCCTGCCGCAGAGAGGAAGCCAGAAGTGCGCTCACAGGCCTGCAGCCCCACCATGAGCTGGCTGTGTGAGGAGAGCGGTGTCGAGGAGCTGAGTGTCATTTCTTTAGCCACAGCAGAGGTCACCCCCTCAGAGCCACATCTATTTCCATCGTCTTTACCTGCTGCGTCCCCTCCTGAGCATTCACACAGCGTAGAGCCGCCCGACAAATCAGAGCAGGTCACAAAGACGCCAACAGAGCCCCACACCTGCCAGCCCCACCCTACAGCTCCACTCCCAGAGAGACAGGACGCTGTGGCAGTGGATCTAGGAGAGGACGATAAAGATGAACCTGAAGGTACAGACGAAGATGGGTACCCGCCTCAGCTCTGCCACTGGAGCCGCTACTTTCTTGTAGATCTGTTAGCTTTGGCAATGCCAGTGGTCCCAACCATGGCATGGCTGTGTCGAGGGGCGCAACGGGAAGTCATGCCGGTGTATCATATCGGCTCCCTGCTGAGAGGTTGCTGTGCTGTGGCCCTCCACTCACTGCGTCGCCGGGGTGCAGGCAGGGGACGCAGGCCCACCAGCATGAACGGAACAACACCAATCTGA